CCTTCCCCCAAGCTCTGCCTACAAAGTAAGCTCCGGCATCACTGCCCCAAATGCAGCAAAGGAGCAAGAAGGTCCAGAACAGCCCATGGCCATCCGGCGCGGAGCGGGAAACCGCCATATAGGAAAATCCGGTTCCTATGTATAAAGCGCCGATGAACAGCAGCGCGGTTATGCGAATATCCAATTTATTCTTGGTAAAGACTGTAATGAAAAGGAACAGCAGCATCAAAAGCCATACCCCTTGCTGCCAGGACAAAGGCGCGGAAACGCCCAGCAAATCCCAGGGCATCATAAAGCAAAGCACTGCGGCATAACCTGCAATCACACTGCCGCCCGCAGGTGAACAGCCGATCATTTTGGCGAATTCATAGAAGCCGATCAAAGCCATAATGGTTAACAGAAGGTGAAACCACCAGCCGCCAAGCAGGCACAAACCTAAAAATAAAGCTCCGGCTGCCACTCCGGTTATCAGTCGCTGCTTCAAGCGTTCTCAACTCCTATCGGCTACTTAAGCCCGCCATAACGGCGGGTGCGCCGCTGGTACTCGGCTACGGCCTGAAGCAGATGCTCCTTGCCGAAATCCGGCCAGTAAATATCGGTAAACCAAAATTCGCTGTAGGCCAGTTGCCAGAGCATGAAGTTGCTGAGACGCATTTCTCCGCTCGTCCGGATGAGCAGATCCGGGTCGGGAAGGCCTCCGGAAAGCAGCCGGCTGTCGATCATCTCCGCCGTAATTTGTTCCGGTGACAAGCGTCCCTCCGCGATATCTTTTCCCAAACTGCGCATGCAGTCCTCAATTTCCTTGCGTCCTCCGTAATTCAGCGCGAAATTCAATATAAGTCCGGTATTATGCTTCGTGCGAAGCACCGCTTCTTCCATCGCTCTGCGGGTATGCGAAGGCAGCGCCTCGCTGTCTCCCATAACTCGCACACGGACGTTCTTCTCAATCAGTTCGTCCA
This region of Paenibacillus sp. URB8-2 genomic DNA includes:
- a CDS encoding isoprenyl transferase, whose protein sequence is MIKRVQSWLGREERQQPVDISPDNIPRHVAIIMDGNGRWAKRLGLPRVVGHQNGMKAVKRAAIAADELGIEYLTMYAFSTENWTRPKEEVDFLMRLPQEFLAIELDELIEKNVRVRVMGDSEALPSHTRRAMEEAVLRTKHNTGLILNFALNYGGRKEIEDCMRSLGKDIAEGRLSPEQITAEMIDSRLLSGGLPDPDLLIRTSGEMRLSNFMLWQLAYSEFWFTDIYWPDFGKEHLLQAVAEYQRRTRRYGGLK
- a CDS encoding phosphatidate cytidylyltransferase; this translates as MKQRLITGVAAGALFLGLCLLGGWWFHLLLTIMALIGFYEFAKMIGCSPAGGSVIAGYAAVLCFMMPWDLLGVSAPLSWQQGVWLLMLLFLFITVFTKNKLDIRITALLFIGALYIGTGFSYMAVSRSAPDGHGLFWTFLLLCCIWGSDAGAYFVGRAWGKAKLWPAISPNKTVEGAVGGVIIAMAIAFVFALISPDLLTFGRAMIIGLATAVVGQLGDLVQSAYKRTYGIKDSGSLLPGHGGILDRCDSWIIVFPFVHILMLIPYH